A genome region from Actinopolymorpha sp. NPDC004070 includes the following:
- a CDS encoding Rv3235 family protein, producing the protein MIATQQHLPAARETVRPLPRRIPTPSTEPAYDDEHAVDRPGGTLTHGSLALDLAVADREATATRHLSVVGGRGALRDRDRDDPFFAPQQTPRVALPDPRSWSGRFVQALVEVLSGDRPASQLLRWTDHRVYSDVLDRVRALCPPGSAQRGDRGRAMVRSVHVCEPRDGVAEVAVHVNHGGRSRAVAVRLEGLDGRWRCTALQLG; encoded by the coding sequence ATGATCGCAACCCAGCAGCACCTGCCGGCCGCGAGGGAGACCGTCCGGCCGTTGCCCCGCCGGATCCCTACCCCGTCCACCGAGCCCGCCTACGACGACGAGCACGCGGTCGACCGGCCAGGCGGCACGTTGACCCACGGATCGCTCGCGCTGGACCTGGCGGTCGCCGACCGGGAAGCCACGGCCACTCGCCACCTCAGTGTCGTCGGCGGCCGCGGCGCCCTCCGCGACCGCGACCGCGACGACCCGTTCTTCGCTCCTCAGCAGACCCCGCGGGTGGCGCTGCCCGACCCCCGTTCGTGGTCGGGACGGTTCGTCCAGGCGCTGGTGGAGGTGCTGTCCGGTGACCGGCCGGCCAGCCAGCTGTTGCGGTGGACCGACCACCGGGTCTACAGCGACGTCCTGGACCGGGTGCGGGCACTGTGCCCGCCCGGGTCGGCGCAGCGCGGTGACCGCGGCAGGGCGATGGTCCGTTCGGTGCACGTGTGCGAACCCCGCGACGGGGTCGCCGAGGTGGCCGTGCACGTCAACCACGGCGGACGGTCGCGTGCGGTGGCCGTACGACTGGAGGGGCTGGACGGCCGCTGGCGGTGCACCGCGCTTCAGCTGGGCTGA
- a CDS encoding LysM peptidoglycan-binding domain-containing protein translates to MRIVRRVVSPIGVLLAFLVGAWALRWLTAGSLAAVRDGALTFDALLVFVVAVLAWACFAWLALGTVLMALSALPGAIGAACGSLADRVTPAFYRRAARVALGLSVAAGPVLGSLPANAATVDQPTQAAAAAQMLPGLDRPGTIDSQLPGGVQLPDLDRPGGTNIRDSQLPMPDRPTSASSARLGFDRAGLPNPDRPATADPITRAPVRGADSQQQVVVKRGDNLWNIAKQHLPADADNEEINREWHRWYDANRQVIGDNPDLIQPGQILTPPQS, encoded by the coding sequence ATGCGGATCGTCCGCCGGGTCGTCTCGCCGATCGGCGTGCTGCTCGCCTTCCTCGTCGGCGCCTGGGCTCTTCGCTGGCTCACCGCCGGCAGCCTGGCGGCGGTGCGGGACGGCGCCCTGACGTTCGACGCGCTCCTGGTCTTCGTCGTCGCGGTGCTCGCCTGGGCCTGTTTCGCCTGGCTGGCACTCGGGACCGTGCTGATGGCGCTGTCCGCGCTGCCAGGCGCGATCGGCGCCGCCTGCGGCTCACTGGCCGACCGCGTCACCCCGGCCTTCTACCGGCGGGCGGCCCGGGTCGCTCTCGGCCTGTCCGTGGCCGCCGGGCCGGTGCTCGGATCACTGCCCGCCAATGCCGCCACGGTCGACCAGCCCACCCAGGCCGCCGCGGCCGCGCAGATGCTGCCCGGGCTCGACCGCCCCGGCACCATCGACAGCCAGCTTCCCGGCGGCGTCCAACTGCCCGACCTCGACCGCCCCGGGGGCACGAACATCCGCGACTCCCAGCTCCCCATGCCCGACCGCCCGACCTCCGCGAGTTCCGCCCGACTCGGTTTCGACCGGGCCGGCCTGCCCAATCCCGACCGGCCGGCGACCGCGGACCCCATCACCCGGGCACCGGTGCGGGGCGCCGACTCCCAGCAGCAGGTCGTCGTCAAGCGCGGGGACAACCTCTGGAACATCGCCAAGCAACACCTGCCCGCCGACGCCGACAACGAAGAGATCAACCGCGAGTGGCACCGGTGGTACGACGCCAACCGGCAGGTCATCGGGGACAACCCCGACCTGATCCAGCCTGGTCAGATTCTCACCCCACCCCAGTCCTGA
- a CDS encoding helix-turn-helix domain-containing protein has product MPGTTRFLQLADVAEVLNISSAQAYALVRSGELPAIKIGGRGQWRVEASALETYIERMYSETRDFITTHPYGKAEEL; this is encoded by the coding sequence TTGCCTGGCACGACAAGGTTCCTGCAGCTGGCCGATGTTGCCGAAGTGCTCAACATCTCGTCCGCGCAGGCCTACGCGTTGGTGCGCAGCGGCGAGCTTCCGGCGATCAAGATCGGCGGCCGGGGCCAGTGGCGGGTCGAAGCCTCCGCCCTGGAGACCTACATCGAGCGGATGTACTCCGAGACCCGCGACTTCATCACCACTCATCCCTACGGCAAGGCCGAGGAGTTGTAG
- a CDS encoding chromosome partitioning protein has product MSLPVLTAVTGAQWESDLVSALERSSLGLDVVRRCVDLPDVLATAQSGQARAVLLSADLRRLDRDAVARLMAGGVAVVGVVTPGDLAGEDRLRRLGISRVVPADAPADVLAGAVAEAVEVAQTAGPVPVAEFAMSDPHRSMPTLPPAEEVPAYETGTGTGQLLAVWGPTGAPGRTSVAVTLATELSLFGVPTLLADADVYGGVVAQTLGLLDEAPGLAAACRSANNGTLDLPALARHAREVLPRLRVLTGIQRADRWPELRASALEQVWDLSRQLAAAIVVDCGFSLEQDEEISFDTAAPRRNGATLTTLELCDTVVAVGAADPIGLQRLIRGIEELREVVPGAVIRVVVNGVRKGPVGGDAESQIREALRRYVGVDTVVCVPYDRVSFDTALAQGRTLSEVAAKSSARAPLRALAADLMGITMPKQRRRARKR; this is encoded by the coding sequence GTGAGCCTTCCCGTCCTCACCGCCGTCACCGGCGCACAGTGGGAGTCCGACCTCGTCTCGGCGCTGGAGCGCAGTTCGCTCGGGCTCGACGTCGTCCGGCGCTGCGTCGACCTGCCCGACGTGCTCGCCACCGCCCAGTCCGGGCAGGCCCGCGCCGTGTTGTTGTCGGCCGACCTGCGCCGGCTCGACCGGGACGCGGTGGCCCGGTTGATGGCCGGGGGCGTCGCCGTGGTCGGCGTGGTGACGCCGGGCGACCTGGCAGGGGAGGACCGGCTGCGCCGGCTCGGCATCAGCCGGGTCGTCCCGGCCGACGCGCCCGCCGACGTGCTCGCCGGTGCGGTGGCCGAGGCGGTGGAGGTCGCGCAGACCGCTGGGCCGGTGCCGGTGGCGGAGTTCGCGATGTCCGACCCGCACCGGTCGATGCCGACCCTGCCCCCGGCGGAGGAGGTGCCGGCGTACGAAACCGGAACCGGCACCGGGCAACTGCTGGCGGTCTGGGGACCCACCGGCGCCCCGGGCCGTACCTCGGTGGCGGTCACGCTGGCCACCGAGCTGTCGTTGTTCGGCGTACCCACCCTGCTCGCCGACGCCGACGTCTACGGCGGTGTGGTGGCACAGACCCTCGGCCTGCTCGACGAGGCGCCCGGCCTCGCCGCCGCCTGCCGGTCCGCCAACAACGGCACCCTCGACCTGCCCGCGCTCGCCCGGCACGCCCGGGAGGTGCTGCCCAGGCTGCGGGTGCTCACCGGCATCCAGCGCGCCGACCGCTGGCCGGAGCTGCGGGCCAGCGCACTGGAGCAGGTCTGGGACCTGTCCCGCCAGCTCGCCGCGGCGATCGTGGTCGACTGCGGGTTCAGCCTCGAACAGGACGAGGAGATCTCCTTCGACACCGCGGCCCCCCGCCGCAACGGCGCGACCCTCACCACCCTGGAGCTCTGCGACACGGTCGTCGCCGTAGGCGCCGCGGACCCGATCGGCCTGCAGCGGCTGATCCGCGGGATCGAGGAGCTGCGGGAGGTGGTGCCGGGCGCGGTGATCCGCGTGGTCGTCAACGGCGTACGCAAGGGGCCGGTCGGCGGTGACGCGGAGAGCCAGATCCGGGAGGCGCTGCGGCGCTACGTCGGTGTCGACACGGTGGTGTGTGTGCCGTACGACCGGGTCTCCTTCGACACCGCGCTCGCCCAGGGCCGCACGCTGTCGGAGGTGGCGGCCAAGTCATCCGCCCGGGCGCCGCTGCGCGCACTGGCCGCGGACCTGATGGGGATCACCATGCCCAAGCAGCGCCGGCGGGCGCGTAAGCGGTAG
- a CDS encoding wax ester/triacylglycerol synthase family O-acyltransferase: MPDRLSALDLSFLYLEEPTTPMHVGSVSVFDTPEDGFGYDTLLALVRERLAYVPRYRQRIRRVPGNLANPVWVDDEDFDLTYHVRRSAVPRPGTPDRLHELVARLMSRPLDRERPLWEMYLVEGLEDGRFALVSKTHQAVIDGISAVDIGQVVLDPQPQAPEAPADNWVPSPEPTSLELLAGAVASAVSRPTDLLETARHTVAELPLTGGRLARGLGSAAGSLVTALSTAAWPAPGSPLNVPISSQRRFTTVDTSLDDYRAVRARLGGDVNDVVLATIAGALRSWLFTRGVRVAPTTSVRALVPMSVLTGEGQNRVAEYIVDLPVGEGSPAMRLHQVSYAMKAHQETGRAVRARALAGMAGFAPPTLHAMGARVASSLSRRIFNLVVTNVPGPQSPLYVAGTPMTGTYPVVPLAKGQALAIGLTSYNGVVCFGLNADRDAMSDLDVLAQCIPDALAELVETVDLVEPPPSQPERRRGKAH, from the coding sequence ATGCCGGACCGGCTGAGTGCGCTCGACCTGTCGTTCCTCTACCTCGAGGAGCCGACCACGCCGATGCACGTGGGCAGTGTCAGCGTCTTCGACACACCCGAGGACGGGTTCGGGTACGACACCCTGCTCGCGCTCGTTCGCGAACGCCTGGCCTACGTGCCGCGTTACCGGCAGCGGATCCGGCGGGTCCCGGGCAACCTCGCCAACCCGGTGTGGGTCGACGACGAGGACTTCGACCTCACCTACCACGTCCGCCGGTCCGCGGTGCCCCGTCCGGGCACGCCCGACCGGCTGCACGAGCTGGTCGCCCGGTTGATGAGCCGGCCGCTGGACCGCGAGCGCCCGCTGTGGGAGATGTACCTCGTCGAGGGCCTGGAGGACGGCAGGTTCGCGTTGGTGTCCAAGACCCACCAGGCCGTCATCGACGGGATCAGCGCCGTCGACATCGGCCAGGTGGTGCTGGACCCGCAGCCGCAGGCGCCGGAGGCCCCGGCCGACAACTGGGTGCCGAGCCCGGAGCCGACGTCGCTGGAACTCCTCGCCGGGGCGGTGGCGTCCGCGGTGTCCCGGCCGACCGACCTGCTGGAGACCGCCCGGCACACCGTCGCCGAGCTGCCCCTCACCGGCGGCCGGCTGGCCCGCGGGCTCGGCAGCGCTGCCGGCAGCCTGGTCACCGCCCTCAGCACCGCCGCGTGGCCCGCTCCGGGCAGCCCGCTCAACGTGCCGATCAGCTCCCAGCGGCGGTTCACCACGGTGGACACCTCGCTGGACGACTACCGCGCCGTCCGTGCCCGCCTGGGCGGGGACGTCAACGACGTGGTCCTCGCCACCATCGCCGGTGCGCTGCGGTCCTGGCTGTTCACCCGGGGCGTGCGGGTGGCTCCGACGACCTCGGTGCGTGCCCTGGTGCCGATGAGTGTGCTCACCGGCGAGGGGCAGAACAGGGTGGCGGAGTACATCGTGGACCTTCCGGTCGGCGAGGGCAGTCCGGCCATGCGGTTGCACCAGGTGTCGTACGCCATGAAGGCCCACCAGGAGACGGGACGGGCCGTGCGGGCCCGGGCGCTCGCGGGCATGGCGGGCTTCGCGCCGCCGACGCTGCACGCCATGGGCGCCCGGGTGGCGAGTTCGCTGTCCCGGCGTATTTTCAACCTGGTGGTCACGAACGTCCCGGGTCCGCAGAGCCCGCTGTACGTCGCGGGGACGCCCATGACCGGGACGTATCCGGTCGTTCCGCTGGCCAAGGGGCAGGCGCTGGCCATCGGCCTGACCTCGTACAACGGCGTCGTGTGCTTCGGGCTGAACGCCGACCGGGACGCTATGTCCGATCTCGACGTGCTCGCGCAGTGCATCCCGGATGCGCTGGCCGAGTTGGTTGAGACGGTGGACCTGGTTGAGCCCCCGCCAAGTCAGCCCGAGCGCCGTCGGGGAAAGGCACACTGA
- a CDS encoding patatin-like phospholipase family protein produces MSGPRRGLVLGAGGVLGAAWTIGALCALEEETGIKATKVDLLLGTSAGSVVAALLAAGVTPEEQRAHQRGEVLDGSLLNDVNFDYAFGGRPPTPWPGVGSARLLASVVRDRRLLSAPVVLAGLVPRGRGSVEELLRLVGGIVPEWPRRPALKVVAMDYHAGARVALGADAEHPATPSEAVAASCAIPGWFAPVEIGGRVYVDGGTSSIASVDLAVGYRLDEVFVLAPLAWLASPESMGPSMWMLQHWRRSLTRQLNREVEALRADGAKVTVIAPTAEDLTKLGTNPMDEHRRLDVLETSMRTSRLAMRGMRRRRTNRTNGRPVRKYRDLQRHADASDAQRRDRS; encoded by the coding sequence ATGAGTGGCCCACGACGCGGCCTGGTCCTCGGGGCCGGCGGCGTCCTCGGCGCGGCCTGGACGATCGGCGCACTCTGTGCGCTGGAGGAAGAGACCGGGATCAAGGCGACGAAGGTCGACCTCCTGCTCGGCACCTCTGCCGGATCCGTGGTCGCGGCCCTCCTTGCCGCCGGGGTGACGCCGGAGGAGCAGCGAGCCCACCAGCGCGGTGAGGTGCTCGACGGCAGCCTGCTGAACGACGTCAACTTCGACTACGCGTTCGGCGGCCGTCCGCCCACGCCCTGGCCCGGAGTGGGTTCGGCGCGGTTGCTCGCCTCGGTGGTCCGTGACCGCCGCCTGCTCAGCGCGCCGGTCGTGCTGGCCGGCCTGGTGCCGCGTGGCCGCGGCTCGGTGGAGGAACTCCTCCGGCTGGTCGGAGGGATCGTCCCCGAGTGGCCTCGCAGGCCCGCCCTGAAGGTGGTCGCCATGGACTACCACGCCGGCGCCCGGGTCGCCCTGGGCGCCGACGCGGAGCACCCGGCCACGCCCTCGGAGGCGGTGGCCGCCTCCTGCGCGATCCCCGGCTGGTTCGCGCCGGTGGAGATCGGTGGCCGGGTGTACGTCGACGGTGGTACGTCCTCCATCGCCTCGGTCGACCTCGCGGTCGGGTACCGGCTCGACGAGGTGTTCGTCCTCGCGCCGCTGGCCTGGCTGGCGTCCCCGGAGTCGATGGGGCCGTCGATGTGGATGCTGCAGCACTGGCGGCGTTCGCTGACCCGGCAGCTCAACCGCGAGGTGGAGGCCCTGCGCGCCGACGGTGCCAAGGTCACCGTGATCGCCCCCACCGCGGAGGACCTCACCAAGCTCGGCACCAACCCGATGGACGAGCACCGGCGGCTGGACGTGCTCGAGACCTCGATGCGCACCAGCCGGCTCGCGATGCGGGGCATGCGCCGCCGCCGGACCAACCGGACCAACGGCCGGCCCGTCCGCAAGTACCGCGACCTGCAGCGCCACGCCGACGCGTCGGACGCCCAGCGCCGCGACCGGTCCTGA
- a CDS encoding response regulator transcription factor, translating into MRPGVRPARVRPVNAEPASGTVQVLIVEDHQVVAEGMCALLDEHPDLHVQGWAPTVADAVRSAEQERIDVAVLDFWLPDGSGVDAAAGIRRHRPEAAVVFVSADDSDQAMIAAIEAGASGYLIKTASGKEIVDAVLRAAAGEMLIPASKLHELLTRSREATRERSDRAQALASLTTREREILAMMSKGLDNREISARLNIAYPTVRSHVRKVLEKLGARSKLEAVVKAAAAEEPEGAHVEDESPAD; encoded by the coding sequence GTGCGCCCCGGAGTGCGCCCGGCCCGGGTACGGCCGGTGAACGCCGAGCCCGCGTCCGGGACCGTTCAGGTCCTCATCGTCGAAGACCACCAGGTCGTCGCGGAAGGCATGTGCGCGTTGCTCGACGAACACCCCGACCTGCACGTGCAGGGCTGGGCGCCGACGGTCGCCGATGCGGTCCGTTCGGCCGAGCAGGAACGCATCGACGTCGCCGTCCTGGACTTCTGGCTCCCCGACGGCAGCGGCGTGGACGCCGCCGCGGGTATCCGCCGGCACCGGCCCGAGGCGGCCGTGGTGTTCGTCAGCGCCGACGACAGCGACCAGGCGATGATCGCCGCGATCGAGGCCGGGGCGTCCGGCTACCTCATCAAGACCGCGAGCGGTAAGGAGATCGTGGACGCGGTGCTCCGGGCGGCGGCCGGCGAGATGCTCATTCCCGCGTCCAAGCTGCACGAGCTCCTCACCCGCAGCCGCGAGGCGACCCGCGAACGCAGCGACCGGGCGCAGGCACTGGCCAGCCTCACCACCCGCGAACGCGAGATCCTCGCGATGATGTCCAAGGGCCTGGACAACCGGGAGATCTCCGCCCGGCTCAACATCGCCTACCCCACCGTGCGCAGCCACGTGCGGAAGGTGCTGGAGAAGCTCGGCGCCCGGTCGAAGCTGGAGGCGGTGGTCAAGGCGGCCGCGGCCGAGGAGCCCGAGGGCGCCCACGTCGAGGACGAGTCGCCCGCCGACTGA
- a CDS encoding PAS domain S-box protein, with the protein MAEQSVRVVIADDDRALRDALADLISMQPNLELVGQAVSHPDAVRLALRDRPRVVVLDVRMPGGTAPASVRSILDGSPTTAVLVLSAYEDPGSAVDVLAAGASGYLVKGIPDEEILEAITRASRGQLSISVPLARECIQVLRRNLENERRTGAATLQNANTLRQLLDRVGAAAVLVGPDGTIETVNARVQELFGYRRMEVVGEPITKLVPASGYGEPADEVIHRLLGRGGGEEQAEVHFTASGRRKDGNTFRVEVSASPMAHGHRGVAVFLRDITDLSLAEAQYQQLFESSPDATLIVDSSGVIRLVSAAAEQIFGFAREDLVDQSVDVLLPDHPVTIYRRETDVPPHRAGEPRAPEGMELTGRRRDGTDFPADVSIAWIRTEDGPRVILTVRDMTESAGSRAVLERSVEALRAAGQEHRHVLVDLVGAQERERLRIAAGIHDDSLQVITAAALRLQQLRRRLRDPEDLRVLTKLEETIRLAADRLRRMIFDFRPPALEQEGLMAAVNVYLEQLRAETSLRCVLESRMEVEPPQETRVLIYRIAQEALMNVRKHAQASELRVRLSDVEDGVLVEIIDNGVGYNPLETESKAGHLGLTLMRDRAEIAGGWCRVESAPGSGTTVEFWVPREAGMTGGDQ; encoded by the coding sequence ATGGCTGAGCAGTCCGTCCGGGTCGTCATCGCCGACGACGACCGCGCGCTGCGCGACGCGCTGGCCGACCTGATCTCGATGCAGCCGAACCTGGAGCTGGTCGGGCAGGCGGTGAGCCATCCCGACGCCGTACGCCTCGCCCTGCGGGACCGGCCGCGGGTCGTGGTGCTCGACGTCCGGATGCCCGGCGGCACGGCGCCGGCCAGCGTGCGGTCGATCCTGGACGGCAGCCCCACCACCGCGGTGCTCGTGCTGTCGGCGTACGAGGATCCGGGCAGCGCGGTGGACGTGCTCGCGGCCGGCGCCAGCGGGTATCTCGTCAAGGGCATCCCCGACGAGGAGATCCTGGAGGCGATCACCAGGGCGTCCCGTGGCCAGCTGAGCATCTCCGTTCCGCTGGCCCGCGAGTGCATCCAGGTGCTGCGCCGCAACCTGGAGAACGAGCGGCGTACCGGCGCGGCCACCCTGCAGAACGCCAACACCCTGCGCCAGTTGCTGGACCGGGTCGGTGCGGCGGCTGTCCTGGTCGGTCCGGACGGAACCATCGAGACCGTCAACGCACGCGTCCAGGAGCTCTTCGGCTACCGCCGGATGGAGGTCGTCGGCGAGCCGATCACCAAGCTCGTACCGGCGTCGGGGTACGGCGAGCCCGCCGACGAGGTGATCCACCGGCTGCTCGGCCGCGGCGGCGGTGAGGAGCAGGCGGAGGTGCACTTCACCGCGTCCGGGCGGCGCAAGGACGGCAACACCTTCCGGGTGGAGGTGTCGGCCAGTCCGATGGCGCACGGACATCGCGGCGTCGCGGTGTTCCTGCGCGACATCACCGACCTCAGCCTGGCCGAGGCGCAGTACCAGCAGCTGTTCGAGTCCTCACCGGACGCCACCCTCATCGTGGACAGCTCCGGAGTGATCCGGTTGGTGAGCGCGGCGGCGGAGCAGATATTCGGCTTCGCCCGCGAGGACCTGGTGGACCAGTCGGTGGACGTACTCCTGCCCGACCACCCGGTGACGATCTACCGCCGGGAGACCGACGTGCCCCCGCACCGGGCCGGTGAGCCCCGGGCACCGGAGGGGATGGAGCTGACCGGGCGGCGCCGGGACGGCACCGACTTCCCCGCCGACGTGAGCATCGCCTGGATCCGTACCGAGGACGGCCCGCGGGTGATCCTCACCGTCCGGGACATGACCGAGTCGGCGGGCTCGCGCGCGGTCCTCGAACGCAGTGTGGAGGCCCTGCGCGCGGCCGGGCAGGAACACCGGCACGTCCTGGTCGACCTCGTGGGAGCGCAGGAACGCGAACGGCTGCGGATCGCCGCCGGCATCCACGACGACAGCCTGCAGGTGATCACCGCGGCGGCGCTGCGCCTGCAGCAGCTGCGCCGCAGGCTGCGTGACCCCGAGGACCTGCGGGTGCTGACCAAGCTGGAGGAGACGATCCGGCTGGCCGCCGACCGGCTCCGCCGGATGATCTTCGACTTCCGCCCGCCCGCCCTCGAACAGGAGGGCCTGATGGCGGCGGTGAACGTCTACCTCGAGCAGCTGCGCGCCGAGACCAGCCTGCGGTGCGTACTGGAGAGCCGGATGGAGGTGGAGCCGCCGCAGGAGACCCGGGTGCTGATCTATCGGATCGCCCAGGAGGCGTTGATGAACGTACGCAAACACGCCCAGGCCAGCGAGCTGCGGGTACGGCTCTCCGACGTCGAGGACGGCGTCCTCGTGGAGATCATCGACAACGGAGTGGGCTACAACCCCCTCGAAACCGAGTCCAAAGCGGGGCATCTGGGACTAACCCTGATGCGCGACCGTGCCGAGATCGCCGGCGGCTGGTGCCGGGTGGAGAGCGCGCCCGGGTCCGGGACTACCGTGGAGTTCTGGGTCCCGCGGGAAGCGGGAATGACCGGAGGCGACCAGTGA